The Roseiconus lacunae genome has a segment encoding these proteins:
- a CDS encoding Gfo/Idh/MocA family protein — MRAGIVGVGFMGWIHYLAYQKSQQAELVAFCSRDEGKRSGDWRGIQGNFGPPGEQIDVSGMNVYDSLDAMLLDDSIDLIDICLPPALHAEAIEKSIAAGKKVLCEKPLSLSAEDALRLASLGEPGDVMVAHVLPFMPEFGLLVDANADGRYGKPIAGRFKRTISPPDWIPDFYQLDSVGGPLIDLHVHDAHLIRVLFGMPESVETACLRRDGVAKLYETVFRFPEGYPVSAGGGVIDTPARGFTHGYEVSFERATIQFEFAAYADGTNATIPLVILHQDGTVERPEFGGSDQIDSFVNEIDAAAKAIATGEVSPLLDGKLAADAIQICEWQNA, encoded by the coding sequence ATGCGCGCAGGAATCGTTGGCGTTGGTTTCATGGGTTGGATCCACTACCTCGCTTATCAGAAGAGCCAACAAGCGGAGTTGGTCGCGTTTTGTAGCCGCGACGAAGGCAAACGCTCCGGCGACTGGCGCGGCATCCAAGGCAACTTCGGGCCTCCCGGGGAACAAATCGATGTTTCTGGCATGAACGTCTATGATTCACTCGACGCGATGTTGCTAGATGACTCTATTGACTTGATCGACATTTGTTTGCCGCCTGCACTGCATGCGGAAGCGATCGAGAAATCGATTGCGGCCGGGAAAAAAGTTCTCTGTGAGAAACCCTTGTCGCTCAGTGCTGAAGATGCGCTCCGATTGGCAAGTCTTGGCGAGCCAGGCGATGTCATGGTTGCGCATGTGTTGCCCTTCATGCCCGAGTTCGGTCTGCTGGTCGACGCCAATGCCGATGGCCGGTACGGCAAGCCAATCGCCGGACGCTTCAAACGGACGATTTCACCTCCGGACTGGATTCCGGATTTTTACCAACTTGATTCTGTCGGCGGACCGCTGATCGACCTACACGTACACGACGCTCATCTGATTCGTGTACTGTTTGGGATGCCTGAGTCGGTTGAGACTGCCTGTCTGCGTCGGGACGGGGTCGCCAAACTTTACGAAACGGTATTTCGTTTTCCTGAAGGCTATCCAGTTTCCGCCGGTGGTGGCGTGATCGATACGCCCGCGCGTGGATTCACACATGGTTATGAAGTTTCGTTTGAAAGGGCAACGATTCAATTTGAGTTTGCCGCGTATGCCGACGGAACCAACGCTACGATACCACTCGTGATCCTTCATCAAGACGGGACGGTCGAACGTCCGGAATTCGGTGGCAGCGATCAAATTGACAGTTTTGTAAATGAAATTGATGCTGCGGCCAAAGCAATTGCTACCGGAGAAGTGTCGCCACTGCTGGACGGAAAGCTAGCCGCCGATGCCATTCAAATCTGCGAATGGCAAAACGCCTAG